Proteins found in one Deinococcus hopiensis KR-140 genomic segment:
- a CDS encoding PLP-dependent aminotransferase family protein, which produces MNSPDQPKYREVYARIRDSILTEQVRPGGRLASSRRLAEQLGVARATVEQAFDQLVLEGLIVRQTGRGTFVADRVPHLPRGVAPLSERPTHPAILSCRGTALLSAGVALGADVARGFAPCVPGRDTFPMHVWNKLAHSQARRHGRHLAGGGELGGLPELREAIAVHLGSSRGVRCAPEQVFILSSTQQALDVTARLLLDPGETVWIEDPGYLGARSALLAAGVQLVPVAVDEQGLQVQQGEHAAPHARLAFVTPSHQYPLGVTLSLARRKALLEWARRAGSWVFEDDYDSEFRYDGRPLAALQGLGPERVLYAGSFNKVLFPGVRLAYLVVPPALAGPLLAARQVMDGPPPSLTQATLAAFIASGAFTSHLHRLRGLYRERRDALLTAAQDLPEWAVLRPTDAGMHATLLFENGLDDVPLSYAAAAWALDVPPLSRYFLGQAPTQRGLVVGFGAMMPESIAQGMKVLGRVLGEAHLEVR; this is translated from the coding sequence GTGAACAGCCCCGACCAGCCCAAATACCGTGAGGTGTACGCTCGAATACGCGACAGCATCCTGACCGAGCAGGTGCGCCCAGGCGGACGCCTCGCCTCGTCGCGCCGCCTTGCTGAGCAACTCGGCGTTGCCCGTGCCACCGTCGAGCAGGCCTTTGACCAACTCGTCCTGGAGGGCCTCATTGTGCGGCAGACGGGGAGAGGAACCTTCGTGGCCGACCGCGTGCCGCATCTCCCCCGAGGGGTTGCCCCCCTTTCAGAACGGCCGACCCACCCGGCCATCCTCTCCTGCCGGGGCACCGCCCTCCTGTCCGCAGGGGTTGCCCTCGGCGCGGACGTCGCGCGCGGGTTCGCGCCTTGTGTGCCCGGGCGTGACACCTTCCCCATGCACGTCTGGAACAAGTTGGCCCACAGCCAGGCCCGCCGACACGGCCGCCACCTTGCCGGGGGTGGAGAACTGGGCGGTCTGCCTGAGCTGCGCGAGGCCATCGCCGTACACCTCGGCAGCTCCAGGGGGGTGCGGTGCGCCCCCGAGCAGGTTTTCATCCTGAGCAGCACCCAGCAGGCCCTCGATGTCACGGCACGGCTCCTGCTTGACCCGGGAGAGACCGTCTGGATCGAAGACCCAGGCTACCTGGGTGCCCGGAGCGCCCTGCTCGCGGCGGGCGTCCAGCTCGTGCCCGTTGCTGTGGATGAACAAGGCCTCCAAGTGCAACAGGGCGAGCACGCCGCGCCCCACGCGCGCCTCGCATTCGTCACCCCCTCGCATCAGTACCCGCTGGGCGTCACGCTGTCCCTGGCCCGGCGCAAGGCGCTGCTGGAGTGGGCCCGCCGTGCGGGCTCCTGGGTGTTCGAGGACGACTATGACAGCGAGTTCCGTTACGACGGACGCCCGCTGGCCGCCCTGCAAGGGCTCGGCCCCGAGCGCGTCCTGTACGCGGGCTCGTTCAACAAGGTGCTGTTCCCCGGCGTACGCCTCGCGTATCTGGTGGTGCCGCCCGCGCTGGCCGGCCCCCTGCTGGCCGCCCGGCAGGTGATGGATGGCCCCCCACCGTCCCTGACCCAGGCCACTTTGGCAGCCTTCATCGCGTCGGGCGCCTTCACCTCGCACCTGCATCGTCTGCGCGGCCTATACCGGGAGCGGCGCGACGCCCTGCTGACCGCCGCGCAGGACCTCCCAGAATGGGCCGTGCTTCGGCCCACCGACGCCGGAATGCACGCCACGCTTCTCTTTGAGAATGGTTTGGACGACGTGCCCCTGTCTTACGCCGCTGCGGCTTGGGCACTGGATGTGCCGCCCCTGTCCCGGTACTTCCTGGGGCAAGCGCCAACCCAGCGCGGGCTGGTCGTGGGCTTTGGTGCCATGATGCCCGAGAGCATTGCCCAGGGAATGAAGGTGCTCGGCCGGGTGCTGGGAGAAGCGCACCTTGAAGTCCGGTAA
- a CDS encoding carbohydrate ABC transporter permease, producing MLETVSKPGRLASQERQIQLRRRGLTALLMVAPFVLIYLVFLIYPSLRVLQLSLTDADLTGEGQYVGLSNYLRLFQEPTFWTALKGTLYFILLTVVPNTLVGLGLALLVVRLKRLKGLVLACFFLPYVLPVSVVTNIWNWVLDSNFGIVNTLTGSTTAWFQDPVWAMPAVAFVTIWWTVGFNILLFIAGLQNISPEIYEAAALDGASGPRLFWSITWPNLWPVTSLVLLLQLIAQFKIFDQVYLLTAGGPFDKTLVLLLYSYREGFQQQHGGYASTIGVVLMVIILAASLLQSKVLNRGERK from the coding sequence ATGCTCGAAACCGTTTCCAAGCCGGGGCGCCTGGCCAGCCAGGAGAGGCAGATCCAACTCCGCAGGCGAGGGTTGACGGCCCTCTTGATGGTCGCGCCGTTCGTCCTCATTTACCTGGTGTTTCTGATCTACCCCTCCCTTCGGGTGCTGCAACTGAGTCTCACTGACGCGGACCTCACCGGGGAAGGACAGTACGTTGGGTTGAGTAACTACCTGCGCTTGTTCCAGGAGCCCACGTTCTGGACGGCGCTGAAGGGCACGCTGTATTTCATCTTGCTCACGGTTGTCCCCAACACGCTCGTCGGCCTGGGCCTGGCCCTCTTGGTCGTGAGGCTCAAGCGGCTCAAGGGCCTGGTGCTCGCCTGCTTCTTCCTCCCGTACGTCCTGCCGGTCAGCGTGGTTACCAACATCTGGAACTGGGTTCTGGACTCAAATTTTGGAATCGTCAACACGCTGACTGGGAGCACCACCGCCTGGTTCCAAGACCCGGTGTGGGCAATGCCTGCAGTCGCCTTTGTGACCATCTGGTGGACGGTGGGCTTCAACATCTTGCTCTTTATCGCCGGCCTCCAGAACATCTCGCCGGAGATCTATGAGGCGGCCGCCCTCGATGGAGCGTCGGGGCCGCGGCTTTTCTGGTCGATCACCTGGCCCAATCTCTGGCCAGTCACCAGCCTGGTGCTGCTGTTACAGCTGATCGCGCAGTTCAAGATCTTCGACCAAGTTTACCTGCTCACGGCGGGAGGTCCCTTTGACAAGACGCTCGTGCTGCTCCTCTACTCCTACCGTGAAGGCTTTCAACAGCAGCACGGAGGTTACGCATCGACCATCGGGGTGGTGCTTATGGTGATTATCCTGGCTGCCTCATTGCTCCAGTCGAAGGTATTGAACCGGGGGGAACGCAAATGA
- a CDS encoding GNAT family N-acetyltransferase: MNGDLPNVRGVERRDLARVVELCGDHAAFERAAYDPAGKQERLEQALFGEVPRLHAWVAEQDGDLIGYATATLDYATWDAAPFVHLDCLYLRPQARGQGVGLLLLAEVLALGKRAGCVNAQWQTPQWNEDAIRFYRRQGAVGYSKCRFILPLRSYRSPVDGPV; the protein is encoded by the coding sequence GTGAACGGGGACCTGCCGAACGTGCGCGGAGTGGAGCGGCGCGACCTGGCACGGGTGGTTGAACTTTGTGGAGACCACGCGGCCTTTGAACGTGCTGCCTACGATCCGGCGGGCAAGCAGGAGCGGCTGGAGCAGGCCCTGTTCGGCGAGGTGCCCAGGCTCCATGCCTGGGTGGCCGAGCAGGACGGCGACTTGATCGGATACGCCACGGCGACCCTGGACTACGCAACCTGGGACGCTGCGCCCTTCGTCCATCTCGATTGCCTTTACCTGCGTCCGCAAGCACGCGGACAGGGTGTGGGACTGCTGTTGCTGGCCGAGGTGCTCGCGTTGGGAAAGCGGGCAGGCTGTGTCAACGCCCAGTGGCAGACGCCGCAGTGGAATGAGGACGCAATCCGCTTCTACCGGCGGCAGGGCGCGGTGGGGTACTCCAAGTGCCGCTTCATCCTTCCGCTGCGTTCCTATCGAAGCCCGGTGGACGGTCCTGTCTGA
- a CDS encoding rhodanese-like domain-containing protein, with the protein MTITQAPHSSVLETPAASPEDAGRHFQAKLSVETDPADVYLDMHKGVTGFRVLDVRSSKAYAERHVPGAISLPARQINVETTAKFSKDELLVVYCWGPACNGATKAGARLGALGFKVKEMIGGIEYWHREGHPVEGTLAGDVEAIG; encoded by the coding sequence ATGACCATCACCCAGGCCCCCCACTCTTCCGTTCTCGAAACGCCCGCCGCCTCGCCTGAGGACGCCGGGCGTCACTTCCAGGCAAAGCTCAGCGTGGAAACCGACCCCGCTGACGTCTACTTGGACATGCACAAGGGTGTCACCGGCTTCCGGGTGCTCGATGTGCGCAGCTCTAAAGCTTACGCGGAGCGTCACGTCCCCGGCGCGATCAGCTTGCCCGCCCGGCAAATCAACGTGGAGACGACCGCCAAGTTCAGTAAGGACGAGCTGCTGGTGGTGTACTGCTGGGGACCCGCGTGCAACGGCGCTACGAAGGCTGGGGCGCGGCTGGGGGCATTGGGCTTCAAGGTGAAGGAGATGATCGGCGGCATCGAATACTGGCACCGCGAGGGGCACCCGGTCGAGGGGACGCTGGCGGGCGATGTCGAGGCGATCGGCTGA
- a CDS encoding DDE-type integrase/transposase/recombinase, which yields MASVLGEGGAEPSGGDSGAPRSRCRYRFCGEAVSPPHPGLPGPRRTSVGTGHGRHCESVPTGRMKFSCLVARDRRRRGSREHLDEMCVDVGGTRRWLWQAVYEHGTVLDGFVVSTPGYEASKTFFVRLLGEYDVAGCGCGRKRPSAAWAFPSLTAAQAQADPLGPRSVPHGGAD from the coding sequence ATGGCAAGTGTGTTGGGGGAGGGTGGCGCGGAGCCGAGTGGGGGAGACTCCGGAGCTCCCCGCTCCCGCTGCAGGTATCGGTTTTGCGGTGAGGCTGTGTCACCGCCTCACCCTGGACTACCAGGACCCCGAAGAACTTCTGTTGGAACGGGGCACGGCCGTCACTGCGAGTCCGTGCCCACTGGGCGCATGAAGTTCAGTTGCCTCGTCGCCCGCGACCGGCGCCGCCGGGGTTCCCGGGAGCATCTCGATGAAATGTGCGTAGACGTTGGCGGTACCAGACGCTGGCTGTGGCAAGCCGTCTATGAACACGGCACCGTGTTGGACGGCTTTGTTGTAAGTACACCTGGATACGAAGCTTCCAAAACATTCTTCGTACGGCTGCTGGGGGAATACGACGTGGCAGGGTGTGGGTGCGGCCGTAAAAGGCCCTCTGCGGCATGGGCCTTTCCTTCGCTCACGGCTGCCCAGGCTCAAGCAGATCCGCTGGGCCCCCGCTCCGTTCCTCATGGCGGTGCAGACTGA
- a CDS encoding carbohydrate ABC transporter permease has translation MTTLTTKAVRTASPTARLSRLWGGVVTALTVVLAGLWVFPLYWAVVTSLKPDNDTIASPPTFWPNPIDLSSYTYILQNSPLVRWYANSLLTSLTVTVLVLLLSLLCAYALSQIDFRGRRWLYLLVLVGFMIPFQASLIPLFILINKMGLVNNFAGLILPQLAAPLAVVIYKQFFDQIPPELGDAARIDGAGEWRVLFSIFLPLNWSITVALAIVTFIAAWNNFLWPFIVLNDPPKLTIPVGITQVQSAYGVAYAKTMATAVTAALPTALAYLIFQRRVTEGVMATAGLKG, from the coding sequence ATGACGACCCTGACCACGAAGGCCGTCCGTACCGCTTCCCCCACCGCCCGGCTCTCCCGGCTCTGGGGTGGCGTCGTGACTGCGCTGACTGTCGTGCTGGCTGGCCTGTGGGTCTTTCCGCTGTATTGGGCCGTCGTCACGTCTTTGAAGCCCGACAATGACACCATCGCCAGCCCCCCCACCTTCTGGCCGAACCCTATTGACCTGAGCAGCTACACCTACATCCTCCAGAACAGCCCATTGGTGCGCTGGTACGCCAATTCCCTCCTGACTTCTCTGACGGTCACGGTGCTTGTGCTCCTGCTCTCACTGTTGTGTGCCTACGCCCTCTCGCAAATTGATTTCCGGGGACGCCGCTGGCTGTACCTGCTGGTGCTGGTGGGATTCATGATTCCGTTTCAGGCGAGCCTGATCCCGCTCTTCATCCTGATCAACAAAATGGGGCTGGTGAACAACTTCGCCGGGCTGATTCTGCCGCAACTGGCTGCGCCCCTCGCGGTGGTGATCTACAAGCAGTTTTTCGACCAGATTCCCCCCGAACTGGGCGACGCCGCGCGCATCGACGGCGCTGGAGAATGGCGGGTACTCTTCAGTATCTTCCTCCCGCTGAACTGGAGCATCACCGTGGCGCTCGCCATCGTGACCTTCATTGCTGCCTGGAACAACTTCCTGTGGCCCTTCATCGTGCTGAATGATCCGCCCAAATTAACCATCCCAGTCGGAATTACCCAGGTGCAGTCCGCGTATGGGGTGGCCTATGCCAAGACGATGGCCACGGCTGTCACCGCGGCCCTACCCACTGCACTCGCCTACCTGATCTTCCAGCGGCGCGTGACCGAGGGGGTAATGGCGACGGCCGGGCTCAAAGGATAA
- a CDS encoding extracellular solute-binding protein, whose product MKRHTMIALGLSMSAALSSAAQAQTKIVFWDFFGGGDGARMKQIVDTFNSSQKDIVVQRTTQTWGNPFYTKVHTGVVSGQVPDVMTYHLSHLPAGLRGKDLRPLTAAELAQGGLKPADFQTNLANTMLTDAKAQAGQASWYAVPLDTHTFVLYLNKDLLKKAGVLGANGQLVGVNSVAGMTALLRQIKAKTGVTPLGLSTNQDPANVWRLWYTLFLQQGGTLVRDGKLDLTDLDTKGKVALQVMADWAKEGLIPKNTQYPANVALFTAGRTAIMANGNWEVPTMVDAKTKGTLKFDYGVVSFPKLYANQKTWADSHMLAIPANAKGQLSPEKLKAVMTFVGYVQKQGGLTWAGGGHIPAYLPTQGSTSFKALQPVAQYSAVSAKDATLEPTLPIFGVGGPVYDAIGNNFTPVLLGQLTVDQAISKFKTALLNFNK is encoded by the coding sequence ATGAAGCGTCACACGATGATTGCCCTCGGCCTTTCTATGTCCGCCGCCCTCTCCTCTGCTGCACAGGCACAGACCAAAATTGTGTTCTGGGACTTTTTCGGCGGTGGGGACGGTGCCCGCATGAAGCAAATCGTTGACACATTCAACAGCTCGCAGAAGGACATCGTCGTGCAACGCACGACACAGACCTGGGGGAACCCCTTCTACACGAAGGTGCACACCGGCGTGGTTTCCGGACAGGTCCCGGACGTGATGACCTACCACCTTTCACACCTGCCCGCCGGCCTGCGTGGCAAAGATCTGCGTCCCCTCACGGCGGCTGAGTTGGCTCAGGGAGGCCTGAAGCCGGCTGATTTTCAGACCAACCTCGCCAATACGATGCTCACCGATGCCAAGGCCCAAGCGGGGCAGGCGAGCTGGTACGCAGTTCCGCTCGACACCCACACTTTCGTGCTGTACCTCAACAAGGACCTGCTGAAGAAAGCCGGCGTGTTGGGCGCGAATGGGCAACTTGTGGGCGTGAACAGCGTCGCCGGCATGACGGCGTTGCTGCGCCAGATCAAGGCCAAGACCGGCGTCACCCCCCTGGGCCTGAGCACCAACCAGGACCCCGCCAACGTCTGGCGGCTGTGGTACACCCTGTTCCTGCAACAAGGCGGGACGCTGGTGCGGGATGGCAAACTTGACCTCACAGATCTTGACACCAAGGGCAAAGTCGCCCTCCAAGTCATGGCGGACTGGGCCAAGGAGGGACTGATCCCCAAGAACACCCAGTATCCAGCAAATGTGGCGCTGTTTACCGCCGGGCGCACGGCCATCATGGCAAACGGCAACTGGGAAGTGCCCACCATGGTAGATGCCAAGACGAAGGGTACCCTCAAGTTCGACTACGGTGTGGTGAGCTTTCCGAAGCTATACGCAAACCAGAAAACCTGGGCGGACTCCCACATGCTGGCCATCCCCGCAAATGCGAAGGGGCAACTCAGCCCGGAGAAGCTCAAGGCCGTGATGACGTTCGTCGGATATGTGCAGAAGCAGGGCGGCTTGACTTGGGCAGGTGGCGGTCACATTCCCGCATACCTCCCTACTCAGGGCAGCACATCCTTCAAGGCGCTGCAGCCTGTTGCGCAGTACAGCGCGGTCTCGGCCAAAGACGCGACCCTCGAACCTACCCTGCCCATCTTCGGCGTAGGTGGCCCCGTTTACGATGCAATTGGCAACAACTTCACGCCAGTCCTGTTGGGGCAGCTCACCGTTGACCAGGCCATCAGCAAATTCAAGACAGCCCTGCTGAACTTCAACAAGTAA
- a CDS encoding nuclear transport factor 2 family protein: protein MGPEPGLTFWGPDELQRGIAAMLAHNQGSTAALRNLCLCGKRGFWEWTYTFPGGLPERGCDLLEFQGERIRVKNALRKVQGGA, encoded by the coding sequence GTGGGCCCCGAGCCGGGCCTCACCTTTTGGGGACCGGACGAATTGCAGCGGGGGATCGCCGCAATGCTGGCGCACAACCAGGGAAGTACGGCAGCGCTGCGCAACCTGTGCCTGTGTGGCAAGCGGGGCTTTTGGGAGTGGACCTATACGTTTCCGGGCGGCCTACCGGAGCGCGGCTGCGACCTCCTTGAGTTCCAGGGAGAGCGCATTCGAGTGAAGAACGCCTTGCGCAAGGTGCAGGGGGGTGCGTGA